From the genome of Streptomyces sp. NBC_01116, one region includes:
- a CDS encoding FadR/GntR family transcriptional regulator — MSGTRPGRTLLRQEVVEGIKRYILDERLRPGDPLPTEPALCEALGASRSSVREAVKILAALDIVEVRHGHGTYVGRLSMSALVESLTFRGLLSPDDDFQVMADLVDVRELFERGMADRIISSLDAEELDRLDGLVATMRETGVGEGHGFVAADRAFHALLVAPLGNDLIGQLSMAFWDVYTIVAPHLQGFTHADEAETVAAHQSIVDAARAGDVTAFLKALGEHYAPVRRRIAEARADRGSEG; from the coding sequence ATGTCCGGCACGAGACCCGGTCGCACCCTGTTGCGGCAGGAGGTCGTCGAGGGCATCAAGCGGTACATCCTCGACGAACGGCTGCGCCCGGGGGACCCGTTGCCGACGGAACCGGCCCTGTGCGAGGCGCTCGGCGCCAGTCGCTCCAGCGTCCGCGAGGCCGTCAAGATCCTCGCCGCCCTCGACATCGTCGAGGTCCGCCACGGCCACGGGACGTACGTCGGCCGGCTGAGCATGTCGGCGCTGGTGGAGAGCCTCACCTTCCGCGGCCTGCTCTCGCCCGACGACGACTTCCAGGTGATGGCCGACCTCGTCGACGTGCGCGAGCTCTTCGAGCGGGGCATGGCCGACCGGATCATCTCCTCGCTGGACGCCGAGGAGCTGGACCGGCTGGACGGCCTGGTGGCGACCATGCGCGAGACCGGTGTGGGCGAGGGGCACGGCTTCGTCGCGGCGGACCGGGCCTTTCACGCGCTGCTCGTGGCACCGCTCGGCAACGACCTGATCGGTCAGCTCTCGATGGCCTTCTGGGACGTCTACACGATCGTCGCGCCGCATCTGCAGGGGTTCACGCACGCCGACGAGGCGGAGACCGTCGCCGCCCACCAGAGCATCGTGGACGCGGCCCGCGCCGGCGACGTCACCGCGTTCCTGAAGGCCCTCGGTGAGCACTACGCCCCGGTCAGGCGCCGCATCGCCGAAGCCAGGGCGGACAGGGGGAGCGAGGGCTGA